A region of Desulfolithobacter dissulfuricans DNA encodes the following proteins:
- a CDS encoding TGS domain-containing protein: MDRIAQEGIAAHWAYKEGQNISQSDARLFKELKKLVQTLQEVEDPSEFLESVRGELYDPDIYVLTPTGEVRELPRGSTPIDFAYSIHSAVGDKCSGARVNGQIVPLRHELQNGDIVEIITSKNQHPRRAWLQYVKTSRARTCIRQYLRREEKEKALRLGREICERELRKHDVALKKLIKSGHIKMLLKKLRCNSLDDMLVKVGSGAITVAHLTEVLEPPETREEKEQRARQELLEKNKKAESGKGTAADSEIVDIDGLDDMLVRVSQCCKPVPGDEIVGFITTGRGISVHKADCPNLRTTDPRRWIAVRWSGSPKATHRSALLIRAENQKNLLVEISSTINADDAEIVELNSRITSENLVEMEVVVQVSDLNHLQTLQQHLQQMPVVIEVRRR; encoded by the coding sequence ATGGACCGGATCGCCCAGGAGGGTATCGCCGCCCACTGGGCTTACAAGGAAGGCCAGAACATCAGCCAGTCCGATGCCCGGCTGTTCAAGGAGCTCAAGAAACTGGTCCAGACTCTGCAGGAGGTCGAGGATCCCAGTGAATTTCTCGAGTCGGTCCGGGGCGAGCTCTATGATCCGGATATCTATGTCCTGACCCCCACCGGCGAGGTCCGGGAACTGCCCCGCGGCTCGACGCCGATCGATTTTGCCTATTCCATCCACAGTGCGGTGGGTGATAAGTGCAGCGGAGCCCGGGTCAACGGCCAGATCGTACCACTCAGGCATGAGCTGCAGAACGGCGATATCGTCGAGATCATCACCTCCAAGAACCAGCATCCCCGGCGGGCCTGGCTCCAGTATGTCAAGACCAGCCGGGCCCGGACCTGCATCCGCCAGTACCTGCGGCGCGAGGAAAAGGAAAAGGCTCTGCGCCTGGGCCGGGAGATCTGCGAGCGGGAACTGCGCAAACATGATGTGGCCTTGAAAAAGCTGATCAAGAGCGGCCATATCAAGATGCTTTTGAAAAAGCTGCGCTGCAACTCGCTCGATGACATGCTTGTCAAGGTGGGCTCCGGGGCCATTACCGTGGCTCACCTGACCGAGGTCCTGGAACCGCCTGAAACCAGGGAGGAAAAAGAACAGCGTGCCCGACAGGAACTGCTGGAAAAGAATAAAAAGGCGGAATCCGGCAAGGGGACGGCCGCCGACAGTGAGATTGTCGACATCGACGGCCTCGATGACATGCTTGTCCGGGTGAGTCAGTGCTGCAAGCCGGTTCCCGGGGACGAGATTGTCGGTTTCATCACCACCGGTCGGGGTATCTCTGTCCACAAGGCGGATTGTCCCAATCTGAGGACCACCGATCCCCGGCGCTGGATCGCGGTGCGGTGGTCGGGAAGCCCGAAAGCCACCCATCGGTCCGCCCTCCTGATCCGGGCCGAAAACCAGAAAAACCTCCTGGTCGAAATTTCCTCCACCATCAATGCCGATGATGCCGAAATCGTCGAGCTCAACTCGCGGATCACCTCGGAGAACCTGGTGGAAATGGAGGTAGTGGTCCAGGTTAGCGACCTGAACCATCTCCAGACCCTGCAACAGCATCTGCAGCAGATGCCGGTGGTTATCGAGGTCCGGCGCCGGTAG
- a CDS encoding glucose-1-phosphate adenylyltransferase family protein, whose amino-acid sequence MYKPSTLAMILAGGRVDELGVLTHYRPKSAVPFGGFARVIDFPLSNLMCSGIEMVAILSQYRSYSLINHIGTGAAWDMIGRYRGINILPPFKDYENPHWYRGSADAVYQNLDFVRYHNPAEILVLSGDHIYQMDYRNMIRYHYSKGADLTAAFIEVPVESAHRFGVAEIEGRDEEGGRLLSYEEKPARPRSGWASLTVLCFRPEVMYEVLEENQKGTSYEFGRDIIPMMMREKYKVYGYKFRGYWGYTRTIDEYWQTSMDLLGPEPKIDMEKWGLRTNLEHRGIRDCQPLKVGARGVLDNSMVYNGCIIEGRVVNSILFPGVRVEEGAEVRDSVLFFNNTVRSGARLGRVVSDVNTVFGRDVRVGSLDEHAGNGAITVIGWNNQVPDTTVIGRGCTVYPRLDPEKWPSNRRVEDKEVLQ is encoded by the coding sequence ATGTATAAACCCTCCACTCTGGCAATGATTCTTGCGGGCGGTCGGGTTGATGAACTGGGTGTGCTTACCCATTATCGACCCAAGTCAGCGGTTCCCTTTGGCGGTTTTGCCCGGGTGATCGATTTCCCGCTTTCCAACCTGATGTGCTCCGGGATCGAGATGGTGGCCATCCTCAGCCAGTATCGATCCTATTCCCTGATCAATCATATCGGTACCGGCGCGGCCTGGGACATGATCGGCCGATATCGTGGGATTAACATCCTGCCTCCGTTCAAGGATTATGAAAACCCGCACTGGTACCGGGGCTCCGCCGATGCGGTCTACCAGAACCTGGACTTTGTCCGCTATCATAATCCCGCTGAGATTCTCGTTCTCTCCGGTGATCACATCTATCAGATGGATTACCGAAACATGATCCGTTACCATTACAGCAAGGGCGCCGATCTGACTGCGGCCTTCATCGAGGTCCCCGTCGAGTCGGCCCACCGGTTCGGGGTGGCGGAGATCGAAGGCCGGGACGAAGAGGGCGGCCGGCTGCTCTCCTACGAGGAAAAACCGGCCAGACCAAGAAGCGGCTGGGCCTCTCTCACCGTACTCTGTTTCCGGCCAGAAGTGATGTACGAGGTGCTTGAGGAAAACCAGAAAGGAACCTCCTATGAGTTCGGCCGCGATATCATCCCCATGATGATGCGGGAAAAGTACAAGGTGTACGGCTACAAGTTCCGCGGCTACTGGGGCTATACCCGGACCATTGATGAGTACTGGCAGACCTCCATGGACCTGCTGGGGCCGGAGCCGAAGATCGACATGGAGAAATGGGGATTGCGGACCAATCTTGAACACCGCGGTATCCGCGATTGCCAGCCGCTCAAGGTGGGGGCCCGGGGAGTACTGGACAACTCCATGGTTTATAACGGCTGCATCATCGAGGGACGGGTGGTCAACTCCATCCTCTTTCCAGGGGTCCGGGTGGAGGAGGGGGCCGAGGTGCGTGACAGTGTACTCTTTTTCAACAACACGGTACGCTCGGGCGCCAGGCTCGGCCGGGTGGTCAGCGATGTGAACACCGTGTTTGGCCGCGACGTCCGGGTGGGCAGCCTGGATGAACATGCCGGTAACGGGGCGATCACCGTGATTGGCTGGAACAATCAGGTGCCCGATACCACAGTCATTGGCCGGGGCTGCACGGTTTATCCCCGGCTGGACCCGGAAAAATGGCCATCAAACCGGCGGGTGGAGGATAAGGAGGTGCTGCAGTGA
- a CDS encoding DUF362 domain-containing protein: MERKKTERGRVWTTGFSSWGKSLPPLLEQANLAGHLAATDPPCILIKPNLVEAIPPPVTTPVGLVAALIDFLRQVTDRDIIIAEGTGSLHYDTFHCFSELGYTRLAREKNIPLLDLNREEPVRLANPRCRRWPEMYLPAIALESYLISVPVLKAHSLAGVTLTMKNMMGLAPPDRYCQGGSWKKSAFHEGIQEAIADLNRYRTPDFTILDATVGMCEAHLWGRHCEPPPNLLAGGYDPVALDSFGAGLLERHWQDIGHIRAVDRELGLAAPLECVEVVPRQQETG, translated from the coding sequence ATGGAACGGAAAAAAACTGAGAGAGGCCGGGTCTGGACCACCGGGTTTTCCAGCTGGGGCAAGAGCCTGCCCCCACTCCTTGAGCAGGCGAACCTGGCCGGACACCTGGCCGCAACCGATCCTCCCTGTATCCTGATCAAGCCCAACCTGGTCGAAGCCATACCTCCACCGGTCACCACCCCGGTTGGTCTGGTAGCCGCCCTGATCGATTTCCTGCGCCAGGTAACAGACAGGGATATCATCATCGCTGAAGGGACCGGCTCGCTCCACTACGATACCTTCCACTGTTTCAGTGAACTTGGCTACACCCGGCTGGCCAGGGAGAAAAACATCCCCCTGCTCGACCTCAACAGGGAAGAGCCGGTCCGTCTCGCCAATCCCCGCTGCCGCCGCTGGCCGGAGATGTACCTGCCGGCCATTGCCCTTGAAAGTTACCTGATCTCGGTTCCGGTACTCAAGGCCCATAGCCTGGCCGGTGTCACCCTGACCATGAAGAACATGATGGGCCTGGCTCCGCCCGACCGCTACTGCCAAGGCGGTTCCTGGAAGAAATCCGCCTTCCATGAGGGTATCCAGGAGGCTATTGCCGACCTGAACCGATACCGGACCCCGGATTTCACCATCCTCGACGCCACCGTCGGCATGTGCGAGGCCCATCTCTGGGGCCGGCACTGCGAACCACCACCCAACCTGCTGGCCGGTGGATATGATCCGGTGGCCCTGGACAGTTTCGGTGCCGGCCTGCTTGAGCGCCACTGGCAGGACATAGGTCATATCCGGGCAGTGGACCGCGAACTCGGTCTGGCCGCCCCCCTGGAGTGTGTGGAGGTGGTGCCCAGGCAGCAGGAGACGGGCTGA
- a CDS encoding glucose-1-phosphate adenylyltransferase family protein translates to MRDVPDALVLLLAGGIGSRLNILVGHRAKPAVPFGGLYRIIDFSLSNVMNSGLTRVGVLTQYKPLSLMRHIGTGEAWDFIGRTRGVKILPPRTGERDSDWYKGTADAIRQNIDFIRANPSEQVLILSGDHIYQMDFAAMQVYHQVKKADVTIGMMVVPKSEIHQFGAGIVDRENRIIDWEEKPREPRTNLASMGIYVFDTEYLLRTLERDRKEIDFGMHIIPRAIEQDRVFAYPFYGYWRDVGTIQAYWEANMDVIRPDSDITPEAWGIRSNVEADGLPMDRAPARFLSGCRVESSMVCAGSVIEGTVINSILSPGVRVEKGAVIRDSVIFQDSVIERNAVVDLCICDKRVRIGAGARVGDGDNKGCPNVDYPTHLYTGITLVGKKALVPENVRVGRNCIISPDSGEQQWQGISRLADGETLGDGAGKK, encoded by the coding sequence GTGAGAGATGTTCCCGACGCCCTGGTACTCCTGCTTGCCGGTGGAATCGGCAGTCGGCTCAATATCCTGGTCGGTCACCGGGCCAAGCCGGCGGTGCCCTTTGGCGGCCTGTACCGGATCATTGATTTCAGCCTTTCCAATGTGATGAATTCCGGCCTGACCCGGGTGGGGGTGCTGACCCAGTACAAGCCCCTTTCCCTGATGCGGCATATCGGCACCGGTGAGGCCTGGGATTTCATCGGCCGGACCCGCGGGGTCAAAATCCTCCCGCCGCGCACCGGCGAGCGCGATTCCGACTGGTACAAGGGCACGGCCGATGCCATCCGCCAGAATATCGATTTCATACGCGCCAATCCCTCGGAACAGGTCCTGATCCTGTCCGGAGATCATATATACCAGATGGATTTCGCCGCCATGCAGGTCTATCACCAGGTCAAGAAGGCCGATGTGACCATCGGCATGATGGTGGTGCCCAAGAGCGAGATCCATCAGTTCGGAGCCGGTATCGTCGACCGGGAGAACCGGATCATCGACTGGGAGGAAAAACCCAGGGAGCCCAGGACCAACCTTGCCTCCATGGGTATCTATGTCTTTGATACCGAGTATCTGCTCCGGACGCTGGAGCGCGACCGGAAGGAGATAGATTTCGGCATGCACATCATCCCCAGGGCCATCGAGCAAGACCGGGTGTTTGCCTATCCCTTTTATGGCTACTGGCGCGATGTGGGAACCATCCAGGCCTACTGGGAGGCCAACATGGACGTGATCCGGCCCGATTCCGACATAACACCCGAGGCGTGGGGGATCCGCTCCAACGTCGAGGCCGACGGGCTGCCCATGGACCGGGCTCCGGCCCGTTTCCTGAGCGGCTGCCGGGTGGAGTCCTCCATGGTCTGCGCCGGCAGTGTTATCGAGGGCACGGTGATTAACTCCATACTCTCGCCCGGTGTCCGGGTGGAAAAGGGGGCGGTGATCCGCGACTCGGTAATCTTCCAGGATTCGGTCATCGAACGAAACGCGGTGGTGGACCTGTGCATCTGCGACAAAAGGGTTCGTATCGGGGCCGGGGCCCGGGTGGGCGATGGGGACAACAAGGGATGTCCCAATGTTGACTACCCCACCCATCTCTATACCGGGATCACCCTCGTGGGCAAGAAGGCCCTGGTCCCGGAAAACGTCCGGGTGGGGCGCAACTGCATCATCAGTCCCGACTCCGGTGAGCAGCAGTGGCAGGGGATCTCGCGGCTGGCCGACGGAGAGACTCTGGGTGATGGGGCAGGGAAAAAATAA
- a CDS encoding ATPase has protein sequence MLLADFGTSYCKILDTESGKPPTILATRDLDRNFLADLATGHNARRRSRRHVNELTALARGGETLIREKDYVLLDCGSRDIKFVRYEDGKVTDMGWNAECGASMGFTIELLASYYDIDYATVPVPEKGFSITCGVLGMSHIFDAVVSGSSETEAVARFVRGIALNGYRFAGSPDHLYLSGGLCDNPLFVASFPCSVTPLGRFVLLDGLRAIASAEHGTEKN, from the coding sequence ATGCTGCTGGCTGATTTTGGCACCTCATACTGCAAGATTCTCGATACCGAGTCCGGAAAACCGCCGACCATCCTGGCAACCCGGGACCTGGACCGGAATTTTCTCGCCGACCTGGCCACCGGCCATAATGCCCGCCGCCGGAGCCGGCGCCATGTCAACGAGCTGACCGCCCTGGCCCGGGGCGGAGAAACCCTGATCAGGGAGAAGGACTATGTCCTCCTGGACTGCGGCAGCCGTGACATCAAGTTTGTCCGCTACGAGGACGGCAAGGTGACCGACATGGGCTGGAACGCCGAATGTGGCGCCTCCATGGGCTTTACCATCGAGCTGCTGGCCAGCTATTATGATATCGACTATGCCACCGTCCCGGTGCCGGAGAAGGGTTTCTCCATCACCTGCGGGGTGCTGGGCATGAGCCATATCTTCGATGCCGTGGTCTCAGGTTCGTCCGAGACCGAGGCCGTGGCCCGCTTTGTCCGCGGTATCGCCCTGAACGGCTACCGCTTTGCCGGCTCCCCCGATCATCTCTACCTCTCCGGCGGGCTCTGTGACAACCCCCTGTTTGTCGCCAGTTTTCCCTGCTCGGTCACCCCGCTGGGTCGATTCGTTCTTCTGGACGGCCTCAGGGCCATTGCCTCGGCAGAACATGGAACGGAAAAAAACTGA
- a CDS encoding DHH family phosphoesterase, whose product MQQKRLEKIADTITRSASRNSARDRLNGLWELFDRDDEVLIVISADPDALASAMAMKRLLSYRVGSVTIGYPNEIRRLNNLTMVERLKIPIERLHTLPVKDYSKRILIDSQPTHQPCFEKLEFDAVIDHHPVTEGWDAKFIDIRPEYGAVSTMMVEYLRAAGIKPSVALATALFYGIKVDTQNFEKSSLLADGIAFRYVFKFANRNLVRKFELTELRRSELKYFKIALNELKVSKGRAYIHLGRVGTPDIQVIIADFFNRVDKIDWVLVSGIHGEKLIVIFRCDGYRKNAGKLAQKTFGEFGSAGGHKEAARAEVPLKNLPLRENHEFSTHTLMRLATRHMR is encoded by the coding sequence TTGCAGCAGAAACGACTTGAAAAGATAGCCGATACCATTACCCGCAGCGCCAGCCGTAACTCGGCCCGGGATCGTCTCAACGGCCTGTGGGAACTTTTTGACCGGGACGACGAGGTGCTGATTGTCATCAGCGCCGATCCCGATGCCCTGGCCAGTGCCATGGCCATGAAACGGCTGCTGAGCTACCGGGTCGGCTCGGTGACCATCGGCTATCCCAATGAAATCCGGCGGCTGAACAACCTGACCATGGTGGAGCGGCTCAAGATTCCCATCGAGCGGCTCCATACCCTGCCGGTCAAGGACTATTCCAAGCGCATCCTGATCGATTCCCAGCCCACCCATCAGCCCTGTTTTGAAAAACTGGAGTTTGATGCGGTCATCGACCATCATCCGGTAACCGAAGGCTGGGACGCGAAGTTCATCGATATCCGGCCCGAATACGGCGCGGTTTCCACCATGATGGTGGAGTACCTGCGCGCGGCTGGAATCAAGCCCTCGGTGGCCCTGGCCACGGCCCTGTTTTACGGGATCAAGGTCGACACCCAGAATTTTGAAAAGAGTTCGCTCCTGGCCGACGGTATTGCCTTTCGTTACGTATTCAAGTTTGCCAACCGCAACCTGGTTCGTAAGTTCGAGCTCACCGAACTGCGCCGCTCGGAGCTCAAGTATTTCAAAATCGCCCTGAACGAGCTCAAGGTCTCCAAAGGGAGGGCCTATATCCATCTCGGCCGGGTGGGGACCCCGGATATTCAGGTGATCATCGCCGACTTTTTCAACCGGGTCGACAAGATCGACTGGGTTCTGGTCTCGGGTATCCATGGCGAGAAACTGATCGTCATCTTCCGCTGCGACGGGTACCGCAAGAATGCCGGTAAGCTCGCCCAGAAGACCTTTGGCGAGTTCGGCTCGGCCGGCGGCCACAAGGAGGCGGCCCGGGCCGAGGTGCCGCTCAAGAATCTGCCCCTGCGCGAGAATCACGAGTTTTCCACCCATACCCTCATGCGACTGGCCACCCGCCATATGCGCTGA
- a CDS encoding FKBP-type peptidyl-prolyl cis-trans isomerase, whose translation MKYIVYGLVALLLTAGVAVAGEKKVELKSDSEKLSYSMGLELGSYFKSLGEDLRLEFVKKGLEDAFNGNKPLLTAEEIAAIQDQFAARQREKQVKLVMEMAKKNRAAAEKFLAENKKKEGIQTTSSGLQYKVIKKGTGPRPKSTDTVKVHYRGSLLNGSEFDSSYKRNEPMVFQLNQVIPGWQEALGLMNVGSTYEVYLPPDLAYGDQGAPPVIEPGSLLIFQVELLGIENPAPDNK comes from the coding sequence ATGAAATACATAGTGTATGGCCTTGTTGCCCTCCTGCTGACAGCCGGAGTGGCTGTGGCTGGAGAGAAAAAGGTTGAACTCAAGAGCGACAGTGAGAAGTTGAGTTATTCCATGGGGCTGGAGTTGGGCTCCTATTTCAAGAGCCTGGGTGAGGACCTGCGGCTGGAGTTTGTGAAAAAGGGACTTGAGGATGCCTTCAATGGCAACAAACCCCTGCTCACCGCCGAGGAAATCGCCGCCATTCAGGATCAGTTTGCGGCCAGGCAGCGGGAAAAGCAGGTGAAGCTTGTTATGGAAATGGCTAAGAAAAATCGGGCGGCAGCGGAAAAATTTCTGGCGGAAAACAAAAAGAAAGAAGGCATTCAAACCACCAGCTCCGGCCTGCAGTACAAGGTGATCAAAAAAGGTACCGGTCCTCGGCCCAAATCCACCGATACCGTCAAGGTCCATTACCGTGGCAGTCTGCTCAACGGCTCCGAGTTCGACAGTTCCTACAAGCGCAACGAGCCCATGGTCTTTCAGCTCAACCAGGTTATCCCCGGCTGGCAGGAAGCCCTGGGGCTGATGAATGTGGGATCCACCTATGAGGTCTATCTGCCGCCTGACCTGGCCTATGGTGACCAGGGCGCGCCTCCGGTGATTGAGCCTGGTTCGCTGCTGATCTTCCAGGTTGAGCTCCTGGGCATCGAAAATCCGGCTCCCGACAACAAATAA
- a CDS encoding Smr/MutS family protein, producing MEPSLVCEVCGNEHDGYGSRCPYCGAACISLPPGAQAPVHRIVNLERGRPPAREALLRMERELEAARLQGIRVLTLIHGYGSSGQGGVIREEVRQRLRYLKIRGAINDLLEGEEFSRRTGPGSQLLRRFPSLARHRDLGRSNPGITLVVL from the coding sequence ATGGAGCCTTCCCTGGTCTGCGAAGTATGCGGCAATGAGCATGATGGTTACGGGTCGCGCTGTCCCTACTGTGGAGCGGCCTGCATCTCGCTTCCCCCCGGCGCGCAGGCTCCGGTTCACCGCATCGTCAATCTGGAACGGGGCAGGCCGCCCGCCAGAGAGGCCCTGTTGCGGATGGAGCGGGAACTCGAGGCAGCAAGGTTGCAGGGGATCCGGGTTCTGACCCTGATCCATGGATATGGTTCCAGCGGTCAGGGAGGTGTCATCCGCGAGGAGGTCCGTCAGCGGCTGCGGTATCTCAAGATCCGGGGAGCCATCAACGATCTTCTGGAAGGGGAGGAGTTCAGCCGGCGGACCGGGCCGGGCAGCCAGCTCCTTCGCCGGTTTCCCTCCCTCGCTCGCCACCGTGATCTCGGGCGGTCCAATCCCGGGATTACCCTGGTGGTTCTCTGA
- a CDS encoding LptF/LptG family permease: MKLLDRYILAQFTRNLVTITASFIAIYVLIDFFEKIDNFMEKGKPMLLAIRFFLLNIPFIIEQLGPVCILLAGVVTLGILNHSNELIALKACGIPLKKIAAPIIAGGLACTLLFLAMSQFILPITVATTNTIWNKEVRGRVATGIYRNGRYYYRGREGFYSFGRPDLKANEFLDFSYSSWNDRYQLTRLIAAERALWRDQTWTLFNGQIQTLEDDGSYQSRLFTSQRFEFPEKPADFFVPEYRSLELSLTGLYREAKQKVSPEEKARAWAEFYGRISYTLLGLPLLLLGLPLLLMVYRKWGRDLSLAIPVSCGLAFACWGIWGILQSLARAAYVSPVLAATAIHVVVGTTGVVLLLREDV, translated from the coding sequence GTGAAACTCCTTGACCGGTACATACTGGCCCAGTTCACCAGAAACCTGGTAACCATCACGGCCAGCTTTATCGCCATCTATGTCCTGATCGATTTTTTCGAAAAGATCGACAACTTCATGGAAAAGGGCAAACCCATGCTCCTGGCGATCCGGTTCTTTCTCCTCAACATTCCCTTTATCATCGAACAGCTCGGGCCGGTCTGCATTCTCCTGGCCGGGGTGGTGACCCTTGGCATCCTCAATCACTCCAATGAGCTGATAGCCCTCAAGGCCTGCGGCATTCCGCTGAAAAAGATCGCCGCCCCCATTATCGCCGGCGGCCTGGCCTGTACCCTGCTCTTTCTGGCCATGTCGCAGTTCATCCTGCCGATCACCGTCGCCACCACCAACACCATCTGGAACAAGGAGGTCCGCGGGCGGGTGGCCACCGGCATCTACCGTAACGGCCGCTACTATTACCGGGGCCGGGAGGGCTTCTACTCCTTTGGCCGGCCCGACCTGAAGGCAAACGAGTTCCTGGACTTCTCCTACTCTTCCTGGAACGACCGCTACCAGCTGACCAGGCTGATCGCCGCCGAGCGGGCCCTGTGGCGGGACCAGACCTGGACCCTCTTTAACGGCCAGATCCAGACCCTGGAAGATGACGGCAGCTACCAGAGCCGCCTTTTCACCAGCCAGCGCTTCGAGTTCCCCGAGAAACCGGCGGATTTCTTTGTCCCGGAGTACCGCAGCCTGGAACTCTCCCTCACCGGGCTGTACCGGGAAGCGAAACAGAAGGTATCGCCCGAGGAAAAAGCCCGGGCCTGGGCCGAATTTTATGGCCGCATTTCCTACACCCTGCTCGGGTTGCCCCTTCTCCTCCTGGGGTTGCCGCTGCTGCTCATGGTCTACCGGAAATGGGGTCGGGACCTGTCCCTGGCCATTCCGGTATCCTGCGGCCTGGCCTTTGCCTGCTGGGGCATCTGGGGCATCCTCCAGTCCCTGGCCAGAGCCGCTTACGTGAGTCCGGTGCTGGCGGCCACGGCAATCCATGTTGTGGTGGGTACCACGGGTGTTGTTCTGCTTTTGCGGGAGGATGTATGA
- a CDS encoding ASKHA domain-containing protein, whose amino-acid sequence MDDQPLVTYVDVTAEVPSLQDNTADIDRLRRALVLPPSCRERPLLVPYGRCAEVAAGFRDSGFRGTAVVNVLPHGVELVDFLPSRPQVLPGMALDLGTTHLEATLIDLLTGERLGHGHAENQQIRYGADILSRIHYATSSGPDGRNGLGELQEAVIRSITSLAADLAREAGLKTGDIRALSVSGNTTMVHLLLRLSPYHICREPYIPLINAPDPLFAEELGLGLAPRAPVVILPSIGSYFGGDLISGILASGLDQADRVSMLIDVGTNAEVVLGNREWLIACAGAAGPALEGGVAKMGMRAGPGAVEHVHIDTDTWELGYRTIDNAPPVGICGSGMIDLVAELYLARVIDLRGKFRRGGPSDPPGFHRFVEKHLTTMDGETCFVIAPAAESGTGELVVLSQVDLDAMMRSKAAMYAILTTLTGQVGVRFEDLERIYVAGAFGKHINPRQAIVLGMLPDLPLETYQGIGNSSLKGAELVLLQESARQRSLEIGQKITYIELNVNQDFMICFSGSRFIPHTDPSLFPSVPVFSGD is encoded by the coding sequence ATGGATGATCAGCCCCTGGTTACATATGTGGATGTGACGGCCGAGGTGCCGAGCCTGCAGGATAATACCGCCGATATCGACCGGCTGCGCCGGGCCCTGGTGCTGCCACCCTCCTGCCGGGAGAGGCCGCTGCTCGTGCCCTATGGTCGTTGCGCCGAGGTGGCGGCCGGGTTCAGGGACAGCGGGTTCAGGGGTACCGCGGTGGTCAATGTCCTGCCCCACGGGGTGGAGCTGGTGGATTTTCTCCCGTCACGGCCGCAGGTTCTGCCCGGTATGGCCCTGGATCTGGGGACCACCCACCTGGAGGCCACCCTCATCGACCTGCTGACCGGTGAGCGGCTTGGTCATGGCCATGCGGAAAACCAGCAGATCCGGTACGGGGCCGACATCCTCAGCCGGATTCATTATGCCACCTCGTCCGGGCCCGACGGCAGGAACGGGCTTGGGGAACTGCAGGAGGCCGTGATCCGTTCCATCACCTCCCTGGCCGCGGACCTGGCCCGGGAGGCCGGACTCAAGACCGGTGACATCCGGGCCCTGTCGGTATCCGGCAATACCACCATGGTTCATCTGCTGCTGAGGCTCAGCCCCTATCATATCTGCCGCGAACCCTATATACCGCTTATCAACGCTCCGGACCCACTCTTTGCCGAAGAGCTGGGCCTCGGGCTGGCCCCCCGGGCCCCGGTCGTGATCCTGCCCAGCATCGGTTCCTATTTCGGTGGTGACCTGATCTCCGGTATCCTGGCCTCCGGCCTGGATCAGGCGGACAGGGTCAGCATGCTCATCGATGTGGGCACCAATGCCGAGGTGGTGCTTGGTAACCGGGAGTGGCTCATCGCCTGTGCCGGGGCTGCGGGTCCGGCCCTGGAGGGTGGGGTGGCGAAAATGGGCATGCGGGCCGGTCCGGGAGCGGTGGAGCATGTCCATATCGATACCGATACCTGGGAACTCGGCTATCGGACCATTGACAATGCGCCGCCGGTGGGCATCTGCGGTTCCGGCATGATCGACCTGGTGGCCGAGCTCTACCTGGCCCGGGTCATTGACCTGCGCGGCAAGTTCCGTCGGGGCGGCCCGTCGGATCCTCCCGGCTTTCACCGTTTTGTCGAAAAACACCTGACGACCATGGACGGGGAGACCTGTTTTGTCATCGCCCCGGCGGCCGAGTCGGGTACCGGTGAGCTGGTGGTCCTGAGCCAGGTGGACCTGGATGCGATGATGCGCTCCAAAGCGGCCATGTATGCCATTCTGACCACACTGACAGGCCAGGTGGGGGTACGGTTCGAGGACCTGGAGCGGATTTACGTGGCAGGAGCCTTTGGCAAGCATATCAACCCCCGTCAGGCCATAGTGCTGGGGATGCTGCCCGATCTTCCACTGGAGACCTACCAGGGGATCGGCAACAGTTCACTCAAGGGGGCCGAGCTGGTTCTGCTCCAGGAGAGCGCGCGGCAGCGGAGCCTGGAGATAGGCCAGAAGATCACCTATATCGAGCTCAATGTGAACCAGGATTTCATGATATGTTTTTCCGGTTCCCGGTTTATTCCCCATACAGATCCATCACTTTTTCCGTCAGTTCCCGTATTTAGCGGCGACTGA